A genomic window from Wolbachia pipientis includes:
- the terL gene encoding phage terminase large subunit, translating into MRGPHGYWASARIIVASYSKLLSEKHSLDTRCIMQSDWYKKLFPEVKLSKDQNTKYKFQTVQRGYRIATSVGGTLTGEGGDFIIVDDPLNPAQALSETFRKRATNWFDQTLVTRLNDRKKGVIVLVTHRLHLEDLTGHLLSKPKNIWHHICLPMISEKVEIIDSITTQKKGLYSREENELLYPLEGGKEEVEMIKVKLGSYAFAAQYQQNPLPLSSGIIKQEWLKHYKNLPDNLSHVTQSWDTAVSTNDSSDFSVCTTWAKIDNKFYLLDVYRAKLEYPKLKEQVLSLAARWAPHAILIEAKTSGQQLIQELKANSDLPIIEIVPHNDKLTRFYQIVPIIESGRVFLPHQAVWLNDLSMRF; encoded by the coding sequence TTGCGTGGCCCGCATGGATACTGGGCATCTGCAAGGATAATAGTTGCAAGTTACTCTAAGTTGCTTAGTGAAAAACATTCGCTCGATACGAGGTGCATAATGCAATCTGATTGGTATAAAAAGCTGTTTCCAGAGGTAAAATTATCCAAAGACCAGAACACTAAATATAAATTCCAAACAGTGCAGAGAGGATACAGAATCGCAACATCAGTTGGAGGGACGTTAACCGGTGAAGGTGGAGATTTTATTATTGTGGACGATCCGCTTAACCCTGCCCAAGCTTTGAGTGAAACGTTTAGAAAGCGTGCCACAAACTGGTTCGATCAGACTTTAGTAACGAGACTCAACGATAGAAAAAAAGGAGTAATTGTGCTTGTTACGCACAGGCTGCACCTAGAAGACCTAACCGGGCACCTCTTATCTAAGCCAAAAAACATATGGCATCACATTTGTTTGCCAATGATTTCTGAAAAAGTGGAGATAATCGACTCAATTACAACACAAAAAAAAGGTTTATATTCAAGAGAAGAAAATGAGTTATTATATCCCCTTGAGGGAGGAAAAGAAGAAGTTGAGATGATAAAAGTTAAACTCGGGAGTTACGCTTTTGCTGCTCAGTATCAACAAAACCCCCTGCCGCTTTCAAGTGGTATAATTAAACAAGAGTGGTTGAAGCACTATAAAAATCTCCCTGATAATCTCTCACATGTAACTCAAAGCTGGGACACTGCAGTTTCAACAAACGATTCCAGCGACTTTAGCGTCTGCACCACCTGGGCAAAAATAGATAATAAATTCTATCTACTTGATGTATATCGAGCAAAGCTTGAGTATCCAAAGCTTAAAGAGCAAGTTCTGTCACTAGCTGCAAGATGGGCACCACATGCAATTTTGATTGAAGCAAAAACGAGTGGTCAACAATTAATACAAGAGCTAAAGGCAAATAGCGATCTACCCATTATTGAAATTGTGCCACACAATGACAAACTCACTCGATTTTACCAAATTGTTCCAATTATAGAGTCTGGCAGGGTTTTTTTGCCGCATCAAGCGGTATGGCTCAATGATTTGAGTATGAGATTTTAA
- a CDS encoding Holliday junction resolvase, with product MSILTLDLGKQTGWAIFTDGVIESGSKNFHGSRFSGGGMHFLSFGNWLNSLEHKFTAVYFEEVRRHLGTDAAHCYGGFLAVLSAWCEEHNVPYKGVSVKTIKRFIAGKGNASKSEVIEAIREKGFFPQDDNEGDALALMFYIMSFSECCDINILHNEF from the coding sequence ATGTCAATCCTAACACTAGACCTCGGCAAGCAAACCGGCTGGGCTATTTTCACCGATGGAGTAATTGAAAGTGGGAGCAAAAATTTTCATGGTAGCCGTTTCAGTGGAGGTGGCATGCATTTTTTGAGTTTTGGCAATTGGCTTAATTCCTTGGAGCATAAGTTCACTGCGGTTTATTTTGAAGAAGTAAGAAGACATCTTGGAACTGACGCAGCGCATTGCTACGGTGGTTTTCTTGCCGTTCTCTCTGCTTGGTGTGAAGAACATAACGTGCCGTATAAAGGTGTATCTGTAAAAACTATAAAACGTTTCATAGCAGGCAAGGGTAATGCCAGCAAAAGTGAAGTTATTGAAGCGATACGTGAAAAAGGTTTTTTCCCTCAAGACGATAATGAGGGGGATGCTTTGGCATTAATGTTTTACATAATGAGTTTTAGCGAATGCTGTGATATTAATATTTTACATAATGAGTTTTAA